The DNA sequence AGGTGATCAGCCCTACCTTTCGCTTGAACGCCGTGTCCGGGCCCGCATTCCGAGTGTCTCATACAGAAGTCATTTGTCCAGTAGAAGCCCTCTTTGCACCGACAGACTCTGTTGCTCACCGCTGAGCACTCTTTCTCCACCTCCATGTTCCCATAGCAAAGGTTGTTACAGTAGAGACACCGGGGCAGGTAGTTCCACAGCTCGGTATAGTGGTTTTCCCTGCACGGCTTGCATTGGGTGGATTTGGTGGTGGTGCAGTGCGCCGTCATGTGAGTGCCTGGTGGACACTTGTCGCAGAAGAGGGTTTTCCCAGTGAGATGGTCTGTATGCTCATACTTGGGACTGACTTCCACCGCAGAGGCACCACAGAGGATATCAGAGAGCAGGACCAGAGCCGGTAAGAACAGCTGAGGAGAGGATCGTGgttttactattattactgtGCCAATAAGCACTACTGCTGCTTTGTTGTTACTCTTTCATACACTAATATCACAACTTAATTGTATTGTATGAATGAAGAATACCacagaaatgtaaattgatACTAGAGAtagataaagtgtgtgtgtgtgtgtgtgtgtgtgtgtgtgtgtgtgtgtgtgtgtgtgtgtgtgtgtgtgtgtgtgtgcgtgtgtgtgtgtgtgggtgggtgggtgggggggtgtgtgtgggggggtctgggtctgggtcatACTCTATTTGGATTGCCCAGTAACTAACCCTGCCATTGAGTTTGTTCAGCACCTTTTCTGTGTGACTCTCAGCAATATAATTGtgtaaaatattgtaaatatgctcattttaaaatatggaCGTATAAGGAATAAATTAACTGTAAAGGTGTTTCGCGAATTCATGCACTCACTATAACACAGCGTTTTACAGCTGCACCATTTGATGCTACTGCTTttaactgtaaaacaaacaatagtTTTTCAAGATTTCTTTTTATCAGTACACTGCAACTGCTTTGTTATATAACCTGAAAGACTAGATCTAAAAACTATGAACCAGTTGtgtactgggttagggttacacacaTACTTATATACAGTGCTGGCATCAGTTGTagataaaatacaatatgacaTATGTTACAAGTGCCTGATGGAAGTGATCAAGTTAAGTTAATTTcccattaaattaattaataaaaaagccacaatcattttaaattgaaatcaTACAGATTCTTCAGCTATTTtcttataataaaatattcacCCTTTGGTGACATGCAGTTAGATTGCTTGAGAATTTATCCAAACCATTAATGCCTCTGTATTCGACTCAAACTTGACTAATTCCATCAAACACCATCTAAAGTCTCTGCTCTCTATAATCTTGCACAAAATATTGTAGTACAGGATACTCACCATGCTGATGGTGTGCATGTTGTCACTTCTGTTGAAGAGGATTTGACAGTAGGACCAGGCCTACTTTATAGCTCACAGCGGGGGAACTTCATTTGCGTGGGTGTTATGTTTTACGGATAATGAAGAGTAAAAGGTCAAACCACTTCCACTTCTATAGGATGAGTtacattttttgacatgaaAGCTAAATCATTGTgataacaaaaaacatgtaGAAAGTATTATGATAAGGGTCACTTACAGTATGTATAAATAACAGAGCAATATGACAAGCAAAATGTCACAACAGTAGTAGTCTGAAACTAAGAAAATAGTATGAACACCAATTTTCTTATGCCTATGTTGAATGTTGAAAATCTTTTACAGCAgaaacttgaacatttaatatactgtaattgAACTGCATACAATTTGTATTACTCATGTAATAGATAAGCATTATTCTCAGGTCATGCACATCATCATTTGACTTGTGTTTAAATGAGGGGggaaacttctttttttttagtttttccacTTGCTCTATGTTGAAAAAGGGTAAAATGCGGTATAGTCATGGCACGTAtaataaaagtcattttttcttttgaaacttGTCAGCCACCCATGAGTCAAAGGTATGACAAGCGCTGATTGAGCAAATGGAGATGCATTGCTTTATAATACAGTGATGAGTCAACAACTAGCTACATGCCTCTCATGTCATGTTTCTGCAGAATTTGAGAACGTGATAAAACGTTATACATATTAATGACCATACACTTGTAACCTAAGTGAAACATTTTACGCAATGGGAACTTATGATTTTATATATAAGATCAAACATTTACAGTGCATccagaaagtattcacaccccttcactttccccacattttgttatgttacagccttattccaaaatggattatattccttttttctccttaatctacacacaataccccataatgacCAAGTGAAAAAGGAAAGGCACATACCTGTCTATATAAGGTCCCACTGTTGGTGTGACGGGGtcagtttaatgtttgttttgctgtgacttaattatgttttgttgaAATTGCACATGGTGTACCTTTTTTTCGAGCTGACCTTGAACGTCCCACAGCCGACAGACAATCAGCGCAACAAGCCACAGCTGGCAGTTTGCGCAGGTATGACCCTTTTTATTTTAGGCCagagaaatggacgtaacatccgtgacgtcacccattggtttgtggactgctgctcggaagccaatagtttcgaatctaggcagcgccatcttgagaatttcaggtgcatgctgggaaaaaaagaacacggattctacttatatgggcatgaggcggagtcatggacggaagtatgggcgggactaacggcggagcggggaggctgcgattggttgcgagggctggatctcaaggacattggtcaatcacaacgtagccacgtagcctgctttatcgtcaaatataaaatcagggaggccaaaatttcacaaatgaacatcatactgcattgaacaaggctttaaactagcgattgagaccataaacacattttgaaaacgtttactgaggttagaaattaagtgagaagttggtgaattctccattgacttgtatagagccggaagtctttttgaacacaaaacggtcgccccctggtggccttttgatagaatgcagctctaagttacttccgcattggcttcttttcagaggataggTACTCCCCGCCTGCCAGAGACGGAGGAGATGAGGAACCAGCCGGAGAACCAGCAGGCCACCAAGAAACTACCATCGCAGAAAGATCCTCCTACCTGAAGTGCAGCGGCCCGTGTCTGTCGGCGTAACTACTCCAGCCTGGGTGAATGACGTCAAGTTATCACCCAGGATAAGCGTGAGtgttaattctcaaatctaaaATGCAGACACTGAGAAGGCCGGCTGTAGGGCcaggcagaggagggagagagggcgtAGACGGGTGTGTCGACAGAGGGCTGGCGGTTGTGTTCTGCGTCTACAGGTGGAGTACCGGACCGAGGGAACAAGTGGATCCAGAGAAGGCAGCATCCAGTCCGGAGAAGGATTCCTCCAGGACGGTCCGGATCCAGGAAAAGACTTTGGACTATGTTTTACAATAAATCCTGGTgaactttctatttttttgtggtgtttaacTGTGCTCCGTCCTGATAAAAAAGAACCTGTATCTGTAATTATGGAGTCCTAAGCTCCTCAACTTAGGTGGCGTTGTTGGCAACATTGacaacattttaaactaaattattgtGCTGGTTTCTTTTAACCCAAACAAACCACGTGACATTGGCAGTGCatgtcagagcagaaaccaaGCCATGAAGTCAAAGGAATTGTCTGTAGACCTCCTAGACAGGATTGTATCGAGGCACAGATCTGaggaagggtaaaaaaaaaatgtctgaagcATTGCAGGTCCTGAAGAGCACAGTGGTCTCCACCATTCATAAATGGAAGAAGTTTGGAACCACCAGAACTCTTCCTAGAGCTGGACGCTCAGCCACACTGAGTAATCGGGGGAGAAGGGCCTTGGTCAGGGAGATGACCAAGAACCTGATGGTCACTCTGACAGAGCTCCAGCGTTCCTCTGTGGAGATGGGAGAACCTTCCAGAAGGACAACCATCTCTGCAGCACTCCACCAATCAGGCCTTTATAGTAGAGTGGCCAGATGGGCACTTCTACTCACTAAAAGGCACATGACAGCCTGCTTGGAGTTTGCCAGAAGACACCTAAAGGACTCTCAGACCATGAGAAACAAAATTCTCTGGTCTGATGAAACCAAGATTGAACTCTTTGGCCTGAGTGCCAAGCGTCACGTCTGGAGGAAACCAGGCACCTCTCATCACCTGGCTAATACAATCCAGCAGCTGGAACTAGGAGACTAGTCAGGATCGAGTGAAAGATGAACGGAGCAAAGTACAGAGAGATCCTTGATGAAAACCTGCTCCAGAGCGCTCCGGACCTCAGACTGGGGCAACGGTTTACCttccaacaggacaatgacccTAAGCactgtaatgggaattcttattattcattttctctGATACAAATGGGAAACTATttcatatgattaggtgtatgtgtgtgtcataatctgctaaccatgacaccacttatgttacatgaagtgctgattgagtgaacatcatgtatgttataatctactgactaaccattgtcctgattctACACCCTGTCAAAAGAGGGTAGAGAAGCGGGGGACCTGACGCGTGAGGACCGACGCCCACTCACTGGCGTGATCAAGGAACCTTTTTTGGCACACAACCTTGTCTTTCTGGTGAGTTAAATTCAGGAATAATAGATCCTCACCACCAAGGGTGGGTGTAATAGACATATTAACAGGGCAGGTGCTTACCACTGTTGGATCGATGAAGCTTCGGGTCTGGGACCTATAGAGACTGTAGCAGACAGTCCTTGTGCACATTAAAAAAGCTTTGAATATAACCATCAACGATCGTTTAGTTTTAGGTTTAAAGTTCTAAGAACGCAGGGGTATAGAATATTTTGACATTACACTCTCActtgcaaaaacaaaatactgcCAGAACAGCACACAAACAAGACAACGAAGGAGTGGCTTCGGGACAAGTCTGTGAATGTCCTTGAGTGGCCCAGCCAGAGCCCAGACTTGAACCTGATTGAACATCTCTGGAAAAACCTGAAAATAGCCGTGCAGCAATGCTCCCTATCTACCCTGACAGAGCTTGAGAGGATCTGCAGAGAGGAACCCCAAATACAGGTGTGCCAAGCTTGTAGCTTCATACCCAAGAAGACTTGAGGCTGTAATTGCTGCCAAGGGTGACTCAACAAAGTACTGAGTAAAGGGTGTGAATACCTATGTACATgcgatatttcagtttttttatttttaaaacatttgcaaaaaattcaaaaaaatctttttcgctttgtcattatggggtaATGTAtgtagattgatgagaaaaggctgtaacataacaaaatgtggggaaagtgaagGCGTGTGAATACTTTCCGGATGCACTATATTTATCAGCTTTCACAGATGTTTCACTGATGTTAACTGTTTAAGCCTATGAGATGCAGATGGAAGCCCTGAAAATCTATCAGAAAAACTAGAGGACCTTTGAGcttagaatataaatatatatttttacacaaacTGTTACCTACTACTAATATACTGATCTTGTATACAACAATATAATTGTGTACAAAAATAATCTAAACTTCTCAGATGCACAGTTTTTAATTGTGCCTTAACACAAAGAAGTACAAGGAGTTTGcctaaaataaaccaaactattatttaaatatgaaaataataattgtcaataataaacatttgtCACTCAGTCCTGGTTGTGGGTCATTTTGTCCTGGATAATTCGgatacttacttttttttttttttttaactttttggaTTGGTTTGCCTGGAACACACAGATGTGTGAtggattatttttttcatctaaGCCTTATTTGATTCATCACTGAAGACCGAGGGTGGGTATAAAGTTATTAACAACCCTTGTTACCATTTTACctctaataatgaaaacatCTTTATTGTGGCCAAGGGTTTTGATGGGtgtgtccttttttccaacAAAACACCTCCAGGCacttcatattgtattgtatagctTGATATCATTTGGTTAGTGTGACCTACTGTATATCTGTAACCCtttcacatacagtaccagtaaaAAAAATTGGACATACtttcccattcatttgaatgtgaTAGTGTGTCCAAATATTtcactggtactgtatatctatcCCCCTGCTAATTGTGTGTCTCTTCTTGTGTTCACGAGTCAATGATTTGACCTTATTCTGTACTTGGATCAATATATactaagtattagtactttgtggcagaaatAAGTCaaaagtatactaaagtacaagtataagctTTAGTAGTAAAGTATAAGTGTAAGTCTTAGTATGTACTTAGTCTTTTCAGTAtaagccaagtatacttcactatactattcttaagtatataaaatatagtatataaaaagtaaacttcaagtatactgcctcagttttagtataaaataagtatactcgTAGTACACTTCAATAAACTACTTTTTTCTAAGGGAGGTGATGACTGGTCACATGTGTAAGTGTTTGGAAAAATGGATAGTGGCTGCTGGTAGTCTGCCACATTTCTACTAGCTGATgttgcttttcaaaataaaaagagtaGGCTATACAGGACAAAAGCAAAACGTGACAGAAATAAATTTAATCTGTTTAGAGTTCCAGTCACAGCAAAAAAGACCAAAGTTAATTTGTTGTCTGCCACTTGCTTTTTTTATGAAGAAGTAATGCATTTTTACGAACTGATTTTAATCAAATCATTTGACATTAGTGTTCACAAGTTACACAAGCTTAAAGAGAACAAGTCAGGCATATATACAATACAGATCATACACTTAATAAtataaagtgataaaaaaacaaaatataaaacacatatcaCTTCATGAACTTGCAGCATTTGGAATCCAGTATTTTTCTGATAAAGTCATAAACACAAAGCCTTTACATATTCAGAAAGTAAAATTATTCTTTAAATAGAACACAATTGCACTCCTTTGTACATTCATAAAGCTGACAATTTCAAAAAAATCAGATGAGCTTTACTTGCCAGCAGTCCAgaacaaaccaacaaacaaaggGAAACTGTAGAAAATACATGTATTTCATTATGAAACCAAATCCTTCCTCTCAAACAGCGAgaaagcaataataataaaaacacaaaactctgCCAGCCCTTCTTCCATAAAATAGTGTGCTATTTACATATTaaatagttatttatttttcacagaCTCCGGTCAAAAAGTTCCcaggaaacattttttaaagactttttggATTGGTTTGCCTGGAACACACAGATGTGTGAtggattatttttttcatctaaGCCTTATTTGATTCATCACTGAAGACCGAGGGTGGGTATAAAGTTATTAACAACCCTTGTTACCATTTTAcctctttatttttaacatctttATTGTGGCTAAGGGTTTTGATGggtgtgttgggttttttttttgttgcctatTTTCCAACAAAACACCTCCAGGCACTTCATATTGTACTGTATAGCTTGATATCATTTGGTGACATCCTAAAGTCCTGATGTTAGTGTGACCTATATCTGTAACCCtttcacatacagtaccagtaaaaattggacacactttcccattcatttgaatgagatAGTGTGTCCAAATATTTCACTGTTACTGTATATCTATCCCCCTGCTCATTGTGTGTCTCTTCTTGTGTTCACTATTTGACAATGCATTAGTGTCTGCACATTTTATTCCTGTCTCTACGTAATTTCCTTATTCATTTAATGGCTTGTGAGTTTTAAAACACAACTCATCCTGCAGCATACTAACAAACATCTTTTCATACATCTTGGGTGCTGAGGTGCTTCCTATGATGCGGCTGATCTTCTTCAGGCCTTTTAGCAGATAGCGTGGTGCCCCCTGGCTGCGCAGGACCCTCAGACTGTGAGCTAGACCTTTGGCTAGATCCAGGTCATAGTTTGCGGTCTTCCAGAGGTGAAGAAGCTGCAGGATGTACTGCCTGGGCAGGCAAGTGGAGACCACGGCCTGGACGTCCTCCTGATGAACTTTAACCCCTGGCAGGCTGTTGGTCACCTTCAGAAGGTCATCCAAGGTTAGATTCTTAAGGCCGTTGCAGCGGGAGACCTTCCTTTCACAGTGGTTCACACCTGCAGAGACATGGTACAATATTAATACTGCATAACCggctgaaaaataaaacaaaataaataaataaactaaaacgtAAGAAGTGCAGGTGTGTCCCCTGTCAGTACCTTGTATGATGCCATACAGCTTGTCCTGGTCTTTGTTCTGCTCCCTCCACAGACGCAGCAGCTGGAGAACTTGCTGCTGGGGAGAACAGGCCTTCTTCAACCTCTCCAGGCTCTTGCGGTCCACCCTTCGCCCCGGAAGACTCTCCAAAAGGCGCTCCAGGGGCACTGAGGACAGTCGCAGCGAGGCAAGTGACTGGAAGACTGCCTCCTCACACAGGGTCACATCTGgaaagaagagacaaaaaagagaaTGAGGGTTAAAATCTAAATGATAATGAAAGATTGTTGATTACTTGAAAATAATGTTGAAACAAATTGACACAGTGTTTCTAAAGTTGCTAAGAACTAAATTTTTGATTGAGGCTCAAGTGAGAAACATCTTGGacaaaaagtttaaatatttccCATCTGTTATAGCAAGTCATCTTAAAAGATATGTACAGATTTTTCAAGTCTTGTCCTTGGTTGGATGTTGTATGATTAGCTTCAGCTAATGATTTAAGTAAGAGTAAGTAAGAGATATCTGCAGCCAGCATAGACAGAAAGAACAATTACAGGAACCAATAATGCTTTCCATGTTCATATACAATTGGCGAACAAGTATTGTTTTGAGAtagatgtgaaaaaaaatgtaaacctgTCCTTTACACTTAATGGAGGTTAATGCCATTGAGCAGACTGACTGAACATTAAGTTctattaaaatgtgttctttacAGAGGTTTCTCTCCTTTTACACAGGTgatgtttagattcttattACTGTTTGGTCTCCAGAAGGAATCCCATCAATCTgcttttgtttatgtgtgtgtgtgtgtgtgtttgtgaatgtgtgtatttagaGTGTTGGCATGTAGCTCGACCACAACAGAAATAagcatttcctctctctctgttcaccATTGACAGCAGTACCACCATTGATATATGACTAGCCAAACCAAACTAAGCCCTTGCGGGCTGATTTGCATGAGAGCAGCCAGAGCTGCATGGCGAAATGATGCAAATTGAGGTGAGCTGTGGTGAAatgtgctgcacattttttgctgAGCTTCACTACACCACAGATACGCCAACATGATTTCGTCATTACATGCCTTGCATTTTTGCAAGCTAAGGTCTCCTGATTACAGCAAGTCTTCCTTATAAGGCAAAAGTATTATGGTGAAGAAcagggttgtttttttcaaattaggGAAACTTTGATAAGATCAGTTGTACTCAGAACATTCAAAGCTGAAGATCAAGATGTGAAACTTTCATGACATCACCTCTTTCATACAATTATGAAGCATtcctgtatttatgtatgtaacTGATTGAACTGCTGAACTATCAGTGAGACACTTCGTTAAACATGATTAGAAGGTTTAGTAAACTAGTGTCAATGTAGCATGAGTGACTTTAATGTAAAGAGGACATTAAACTTGTTTATCTGATGTCTGGATGACGTAAATGTGGCTTGGTCTGTGATTGACACTGACATCCTGGTGGTTTCCCCAAATCACGTAGCGCCTTGTGGCATCACAACTGCTATCAATTTCATGtcttttgtcaaaaaaaaaacaaaaaatctgctAAACAGTTCCAGGATTTGCTGCAGACAACCTGTGGTTGTGTAGTCCGCAGGAAGACAATTTGTGAATGAATGTTTGCGGAGAGCATCACCCTCCCTGAGGGACAACGGctttgtgatgttttcttcTAAGTGTGGTACACAGTATGCATGAGTGTGCCAGGGTCTGtacatctgcatgtgtgtgttcttcagtGACTGTGGTTTCTCAGGCTCTGGGAATTCAGCATCACATTTAAGGCCTTTCTTTCGAAAATTAATTGCCGGCATCTGTCATAGTTTAACTCTGAGTAACAAAGACTAAGCAAATCGTCTCGTGTCTCATTTCTGCTAAACTCAGCTTCTTCTGTTATTACAATGTGAGGATGTAACAGTCAAAAGACTAATTGATTCATCATGGGTGACTATGACAGTGGTGCCATAAGCATCCCATTCAACCCTTTgctctttgttttctgtcttgttttggttttcagacACGAAAGAATCTGGACAAAAATGGAATCTGGACAACGAACCTGACCAAGGAAATCCCCTTCCTGCCTTCAGGAATGAAAATGACCACATGCCTGAAATAATTCAGTCTTGTCTGATTTTAAGTTGTTGACAACTGAGGTTTGCTTGGAAAACATCATCACATGTGTGCACACTGTGTAAATACTGTGCAACTGATCTCCATCCTCAATTAGTCCTAAAACCTTCCATATGATTCCTATAACAGATTAAACCCTACTGCAGTGAGTTGCagtgtactgtatatctgtatgTGGTCTCACCAGTGTGGCACAAAGTTTGATGCTGAGAGCAGTCCAGTGTCACAATCTTGCTGCAGCGGCTGTCTGACATTGACGAGCCCCATGCCTGTGTCTTCAGGCCCAAATCTGTGCAGTTTGTGTGGGGCTGACATGGTTCTGTGGAAGAGCCACCGATGGAGAAATGACCAGCAGGACAGCGCTCACATACAGTGTCACTCACTGGTGTACCTGGAGGAGAAATACACAGAATgattcataaaaatgtattaattatgcatttttttaaattgacataCATCATTTTGACACcatttgtagttttaatgtgCCATATTAGATGTTACAATGAGAAAACGCCCAGCTTTGCAGATTTTTTTCATATCCATTTTCACAAGTTTCATCTCACACACCTCAGCCGTTTTCAGAACCGCACCATGCACACATATAGCTGATCACACAGATATCGAGACGGTGTGATTCCAAGAACTGTAACCACAACAACATGTGATGCTCAATTGGGGCGACAGATCAGAGTGTGGCTCTGAGAATGACTCACATCTGTTTTACTCACTATGACTCATCATAAGTTTCTATATCTTGTTTTTCCGAATGGGAAATACCACGAAGAATGATGATTTAGTGTGATATAAGTACTATTACTATGACGACATGTGACTTAAACCGCAGCACATCATGATCcggactgaaaaaaaagaaaatgtactttcaataataaagagaaaaaatatgattttaatgtcaaaatgttGCAGTGAACAAAAGTGTAATGCATCCAAGACCTTTAACTAGAATATCAGGTGCAATAACAATAGCATATGATcaaaatttaaatatgaaaagaataaaaatcacaaaaaatcaATGTGggacaaatttattttttaattcaataatTGTACTTATATTGAATAACtaaagttttctttctttcctttttataattttattatgATGAGTTATTATGCCGTTACCATGATAATCTTACTGTAAATGATTACACATTCTGGTATATGACCTGTAGCATGTATGACGGTCCATGTAGCGGAACTAGTCTTGTAATCGCttccttattttatttttatctctgAAGAATAGAAGTGAAAGCGTGTGGGAGAACAAGCTACGCTCATATCAGATGTAACCTTTTGATTAGTTTCCTGCTATCATGGCACACTATGATCTTtcttgaaaatgttttaccatttaaaacaaaaaagccacCCTTTGATATGCATGTCACAGGTATTAATGTTTCCTGCGTTGCTGATGACAAAG is a window from the Scomber japonicus isolate fScoJap1 chromosome 10, fScoJap1.pri, whole genome shotgun sequence genome containing:
- the LOC128366839 gene encoding tumor necrosis factor receptor superfamily member 11B-like translates to MVVHFYALEMSVRIVKSNPAMKLLVLFTASLSLAFQQQAVPPKYQYRDPVTSDFLQCDQCPPGTALKQHCTVDTPTECQPCPERHFADNWHWGDSCQYCTSVCKERQLVKHECNSTHDQLCECAPGFHLEVEFCIVHSTCPPGYGVAASGTPVSDTVCERCPAGHFSIGGSSTEPCQPHTNCTDLGLKTQAWGSSMSDSRCSKIVTLDCSQHQTLCHTDVTLCEEAVFQSLASLRLSSVPLERLLESLPGRRVDRKSLERLKKACSPQQQVLQLLRLWREQNKDQDKLYGIIQGVNHCERKVSRCNGLKNLTLDDLLKVTNSLPGVKVHQEDVQAVVSTCLPRQYILQLLHLWKTANYDLDLAKGLAHSLRVLRSQGAPRYLLKGLKKISRIIGSTSAPKMYEKMFVSMLQDELCFKTHKPLNE